A single region of the Nicotiana sylvestris chromosome 6, ASM39365v2, whole genome shotgun sequence genome encodes:
- the LOC104218972 gene encoding DNA repair protein XRCC3 homolog codes for MKPEDLLQHLSPNPVQKCSLGCPILDGFLGGGIPCNSITELVAESGCGKTQISLQLLLSAQLPTSLGGLSASSLYLYSESPFPLRRLHQLSSSFPTLHNPLGNILTHPLHSAHHLFDVLSQIDSLLLSRPTSFPPIKLIVIDSIAALFRFEFENNARDLKQRSGLFFKISSKLKEQARRFGLAVVVINQVVDVIDDSDSLRIGNSTCLYTSERKVCAALGLSWANCINTRLFLSRNEERVADEDCFTTQTRRFIRVVFAPHLPDSYCEFVITREKVFALER; via the coding sequence ATGAAACCCGAGGATCTCCTTCAGCATCTTAGTCCCAACCCCGTTCAGAAATGCAGCCTCGGCTGCCCAATTCTAGACGGCTTTCTCGGCGGCGGCATTCCTTGCAATTCAATTACCGAATTAGTTGCTGAAAGCGGCTGTGGCAAAACCCAAATCTCCCTTCAGCTCCTCCTCTCCGCTCAGCTTCCCACTTCTCTTGGCGGCCTTTCTGCTTCCTCCTTATATCTCTACTCTGAATCTCCGTTTCCCCTCCGCCGCCTTCACCAACTCTCCTCCTCTTTCCCCACTCTCCACAATCCATTGGGTAATATCCTAACTCATCCTCTTCACTCTGCTCACCACCTGTTCGACGTATTGTCCCAAATAGACTCCTTATTATTATCCCGTCCTACTTCCTTTCCCCCTATTAAGCTAATTGTAATCGACTCCATTGCTGCTTTATTTCGCTTTGAATTTGAGAACAACGCGCGCGACCTTAAGCAGAGATCTGGTTTATTCTTCAAGATTTCAAGCAAATTGAAGGAGCAAGCTAGGCGTTTTGGGTTGGCGGTAGTGGTAATCAACCAGGTTGTGGATGTAATTGATGATTCTGATAGTTTAAGAATTGGGAATTCCACTTGCTTGTATACATCTGAGAGGAAAGTGTGTGCTGCTTTGGGTTTGTCATGGGCTAATTGTATTAATACAAGATTATTCTTGTCAAGAAATGAAGAGAGAGTTGCTGATGAAGATTGCTTTACTACACAAACTCGGAGGTTTATACGCGTTGTTTTTGCTCCTCATCTGCCTGATTCTTACTGTGAGTTTGTTATTACTAGAGAAAAAGTTTTTGCTTTAGAAAGATAA